In Populus nigra chromosome 1, ddPopNigr1.1, whole genome shotgun sequence, one genomic interval encodes:
- the LOC133681187 gene encoding wall-associated receptor kinase-like 22: MNLFRSDLESKLSKRKEKKQGEMVWKLVFQLMLMMLMFQVAAAAAPIARSGCPDRCGDISIPYPFGIRKDCYMNEWFAIECKASVNPARAFISQINMEVLNISAERATATVKSPIISSNCTGRREDGVPLNLTGTPFVFSRYDNVFIAVGCNTQALMTGITPNLIGCVSTCSDVKSKNFCEALPPSSLQVFNPRIEATDDNQDREGCKLAFLVNHTWFESNVSDPFSLQYRDYVPAELGWTMNVNTNDPVHCRGYYNESFGSECVCGGGYEGIPYLGCIDVDECKESKHSCRGLLKCVNTRGYFNCEINKLYIALIVIGAVVLALSSLMGIWWLYKLVKKWQKIELKKKFFKRNGGLLLQQELLAAEGWVQKTKIYSSKELEVATDRFNVNRILGQGGQGTVYKGMLADGRIVAVKKSVVVDEGKLEEFINEVVVLSQINHRNVVKLLGCCLETEVPLLVYEFIPNGNLYKYIHDQNEDFLLSWEMRLRIAIEVAGALSYLHSATSIPIYHRDIKSTNILLDEKYRAKVSDFGSSRSISIDQTHLTTLVQGTFGYLDPEYFQSSQFTEKSDVYSFGMVLVELISGKKPIFSVSQTETRSLATHFIMLMEDNRLFDVLDARVKEGCQNEEVISVANLVKRCLNLNGKNRPTMRQVTSELERIIGLSQKELNIQENCKISENTMDNASNDWDADSTSITGDFDTGRTPSSDGQPLIKITTC, from the exons ATGAACTTATTTAGGAGCGATTTGGaatcaaaactttcaaaaagaaaagaaaaaaaacagggggAAATGGTTTGGAAATTGGTGTTTCAATTGATGTTGATGATGCTAATGTTTcaagtagcagcagcagcagcaccgaTCGCAAGGTCCGGTTGTCCAGATCGTTGTGGAGACATCAGCATTCCATACCCTTTCGGAATACGAAAAGATTGCTACATGAACGAATGGTTCGCCATAGAATGCAAAGCATCTGTCAACCCTGCTAGAGCTTTTATAAGTCAAATCAACATGGAGGTGCTGAATATTTCAGCTGAAAGAGCCACTGCTACTGTCAAAAGTCCAATAATATCCTCGAATTGCACTGGCAGGCGGGAAGATGGTGTACCTCTGAATTTGACTGGAACTCCTTTTGTCTTCTCCAGATACGATAATGTATTCATCGCAGTAGGTTGTAATACTCAAGCTTTAATGACCGGAATCACGCCAAATCTCATCGGTTGTGTGTCTACCTGCAGTGACGTAAAGAGTAAAAATTTCTGTGAGGCTTTACCACCATCATCCCTTCAGGTTTTCAATCCAAGAATAGAAGCTACAGATGATAATCAAGATAGAGAAGGATGCAAGCTGGCCTTCCTGGTGAACCACACATGGTTCGAATCGAATGTCAGCGATCCATTCTCGTTGCAATATAGAGATTATGTTCCAGCAGAGCTTGGTTGGACAATGAATGTGAATACTAATGATCCCGTGCATTGCAGAGGATATTACAATGAGTCTTTTGGATCCGAATGTGTGTGTGGTGGGGGCTATGAGGGCATCCCTTACCTTGGATGCATAG ATGTGGATGAATGTAAAGAATCGAAGCATTCGTGCCGAGGGTTACTTAAATGTGTAAATACACGGGGGTATTTCAATTGCgagatcaataaactttataTAGCCTTGATAG TTATAGGCGCAGTTGTCTTGGCATTGTCATCGCTGATGGGCATTTGGTGGTTGTATAAACTTGTAAAGAAATGGCAAAAGATTGAACTCAAAAAGAAATTCTTCAAACGAAATGGTGGGCTATTGTTACAGCAAGAATTACTTGCTGCTGAAGGTTgggttcaaaaaacaaaaatatacagTTCAAAGGAGTTGGAAGTAGCCACTGATCGTTTTAATGTTAATAGAATACTCGGTCAAGGTGGTCAAGGCACAGTTTATAAAGGGATGTTAGCAGATGGAAGGATTGTTGCTGTTAAGAAGTCCGTGGTCGTTGATGAAGGAAAGCTTGAAGAATTTATCAATGAGGTCGTCGTTCTTTCACAAATTAACCATAGGAATGTGGTTAAGTTGCTCGGTTGTTGCTTGGAGACTGAAGTTCCGTTGCTAGTCTATGAGTTCATTCCCAATGGAAATCTTTACAAGTATATCCATGATCAAAACGAAGATTTCTTGTTATCTTGGGAGATGCGATTACGGATTGCCATTGAAGTTGCTGGAGCACTTTCCTATCTACACTCGGCGACATCCATTCCGATTTATCACCGTGACATCAAGTCTACAAACATACTGCTAGATGAGAAATATAGAGCAAAAGTATCTGAttttggatcttcaagatctaTATCCATCGATCAAACTCACTTGACCACTCTCGTGCAAGGTACTTTTGGCTACTTGGATCCCGAGTACTTCCAGTCTAGTCAATTTACAGAAAAAAGTGATGTTTATAGCTTTGGAATGGTTCTGGTTGAGCTCATAAGTGGAAAAAAACCGATATTTTCTGTAAGTCAGACAGAGACTAGAAGTTTAGCCACGcattttattatgttgatgGAAGACAATAGACTGTTTGATGTTCTTGATGCTAGAGTTAAGGAGGGCTGTCAGAATGAAGAAGTTATCTCTGTTGCTAATCTTGTGAAAAGATGCTTGAATTTGAATGGGAAAAATCGACCTACAATGCGACAAGTCACATCAGAGTTGGAGAGGATAATTGGATTGTCTCAAAAAGAGCTAAATATTCAAGAGAACTGTAAAATATCAGAAAACACCATGGATAATGCAAGCAATGATTGGGATGCAGATTCGACATCAATCACCGGTGATTTTGATACTGGCAGGACTCCATCGTCCGATGGTCAACCATTGATAAAGATTACAACATGCTGA